DNA from Synechococcus sp. CBW1108:
GGGTCGCCGCCGATGTGCTGGTAGGGGCATTGGCGGATTTACCTCGCTTGGATAGGGCTTCGCGGCGGGCTAGGGCCAGGGCTCGACTGGGATCACGCTGGGCCGATCGCTTCGGGGTGAGCCGCCGATCGTTGCCCTGGCCTGCCCGGCTGCTCAGGCTGGTGAGGGAGGGGGACTGGGCGGCCGGACGCTTGGCCAAAGCAGCTGAAGCAACTTGCTGGGGATTGGCAGCGACTGGGGGCTTGGCAGTGGCCTTAGCAGTGATCTTGGCCAGGTCGGTCTTGGCCACGTCAGTGCGGGTGCGATCGCGGGAGGTGTCAGCACGCTTACCGCGCTTAGAGAGGGCCTCCCGGCGGGAGAGCACCAAATCACGGCTGGGATTGGCGATTGGCCGGGCCTGGCTGCGCCGGGCAGACGGAGATGGGACGGCCAGGCTGCGGCTCGGTGTGGGCACCGGGGCACTCGCCGCCGCCGCCGCAGAGGCTGCGGGCTTGGTCGCCGCAGCTGAGGTGCGAGTGGGACGCGCGTCCTCAAGCGAGCGCACGCGACTGTTGCCGGAGGTGAACCGGTTGGCGGCCTTTTTGCCGCCGTTGGTGAGGGCCCTGCGGCGCTCCAGAGCTGCTTCCCGGCTGGATGTGCTGGCCATGTCCGCCCGTCGAATGGATGATCAAAAATTGAAAGGTGGGGGGGCCGGCATGGAGCCGATAGATACCCCCCCTCGAGCCGCTAAAAATCAGCGGCCTTCAAAAACCACGAAGCAGGCACCCTGGCTTTGGGTATATGCGTCGTAACCGACCAAACGCACGTGGTGGTCGGGATAGGCACGATGGCAAGCCTCAAGCTCGCTCACAATCACGCCCAGATCCTTCTCGCCAAAGAAGGGCAGTTTCCAGAATGACCAATAGGTGGCCATGGAA
Protein-coding regions in this window:
- a CDS encoding ribulose bisphosphate carboxylase small subunit: MPFKSTVGDYQTVATLETFGFLPPFTQDEIYDQIAYIIAQGWSPLVEHVHPSNSMATYWSFWKLPFFGEKDLGVIVSELEACHRAYPDHHVRLVGYDAYTQSQGACFVVFEGR